A genome region from Streptomyces sp. S4.7 includes the following:
- a CDS encoding catalase, producing the protein MTGSTPKAPYTTNNAGIPVESDENSLTVGPDGPILLQDHYLIEKMAQFNRERVPERVVHAKGSGAYGVFEVTDDVSQFTKADLFQPGKRTEMLARFSTVAGEFGSPDTWRDPRGFALKFYTEQGNYDLVGNNTPVFFVRDTIKFQDFIRSQKRHPATGLRSNDMQWDFWTLSPESAHQVTWLMGDRGIPKSFRHMNGYGSHTYMWVNAAGERFWVKYHFKTDQGIDYLSQADADELAGSDADHHRRDLYESIESGNAPTWSLKVQIMPFEEAADYRFNPFDLTKVWPHGDYPLIDVGRMTLNRNPDNFFVHVEQAAFEPSNMVPGIGPSPDKMLLGRLFSYPDTHRYRIGPNYAQLPPNRPHSPVNSYAKDGPMRYVASNAAMPYAPNSYGGPAADTQNYGDPAGWAAAGEMVREAYTKRREDDDWGQAGTQVRNVLDDAQRDRLVSNVSGHLLQGVSRPVLDRALQYWRNIDKNVGDRIAGKVNGG; encoded by the coding sequence GTGACCGGGTCGACCCCCAAGGCGCCGTACACGACCAACAACGCCGGTATCCCGGTGGAGAGCGACGAGAACTCGCTCACCGTGGGGCCGGACGGTCCGATCCTGCTCCAGGACCACTACCTCATCGAGAAGATGGCCCAGTTCAACCGGGAACGGGTCCCCGAGAGGGTCGTCCACGCCAAGGGCTCGGGCGCCTACGGCGTGTTCGAAGTGACCGACGACGTCAGCCAGTTCACCAAGGCGGACCTCTTCCAGCCGGGCAAGCGCACCGAGATGCTGGCCCGCTTCTCGACGGTCGCCGGTGAGTTCGGCTCCCCCGACACCTGGCGCGACCCCCGCGGCTTCGCCCTGAAGTTCTATACGGAACAGGGCAATTACGACCTGGTGGGCAACAACACGCCGGTCTTCTTCGTACGCGACACGATCAAGTTCCAGGACTTCATCCGCTCGCAGAAGCGCCACCCTGCCACCGGGCTGCGCAGCAACGACATGCAGTGGGACTTCTGGACCCTGTCCCCCGAGTCCGCACACCAGGTGACATGGCTGATGGGTGACCGGGGCATCCCGAAGTCCTTCCGCCACATGAACGGCTACGGCTCGCACACCTATATGTGGGTGAACGCCGCCGGTGAGCGCTTCTGGGTCAAGTACCACTTCAAGACCGACCAGGGCATCGACTACCTCAGCCAGGCGGACGCCGACGAGCTGGCGGGCTCGGACGCGGACCACCACCGCCGGGACCTCTACGAGTCGATCGAGTCGGGGAACGCCCCGACCTGGAGCCTGAAGGTCCAGATCATGCCGTTCGAGGAGGCGGCCGACTACCGCTTCAACCCGTTCGACCTGACGAAGGTGTGGCCGCACGGCGACTACCCGCTGATCGACGTCGGCCGGATGACGCTCAACAGGAACCCGGACAATTTCTTCGTCCATGTCGAGCAGGCCGCCTTCGAGCCGTCGAACATGGTCCCGGGCATCGGTCCGTCCCCGGACAAGATGCTGCTGGGCCGGCTCTTCTCGTACCCGGACACCCACCGGTACCGGATCGGTCCGAACTACGCGCAGCTGCCGCCCAACCGGCCGCACTCGCCGGTGAACTCGTACGCCAAGGACGGCCCGATGCGGTACGTCGCCTCCAACGCGGCGATGCCCTACGCCCCCAACTCGTACGGCGGCCCGGCCGCCGACACGCAGAACTACGGCGACCCGGCGGGCTGGGCGGCGGCGGGCGAGATGGTCCGCGAGGCGTACACGAAGCGGCGCGAGGACGACGACTGGGGCCAGGCGGGCACCCAGGTCCGCAACGTGCTCGACGACGCGCAGCGCGACAGGCTCGTGTCGAACGTCTCCGGCCATCTGCTCCAGGGCGTGAGCCGCCCGGTCCTGGACCGGGCGCTCCAGTACTGGCGCAACATCGACAAGAACGTCGGTGACCGGATCGCGGGCAAGGTCAACGGCGGCTGA
- a CDS encoding SpoIIE family protein phosphatase produces MTEHPTSHEGRQPLAARSQERTRPRQEAPATAVPQPSAPTPPASAQATVPSPPLDPVGAARREGDRLRFVGAATRRIARGIDLDEIVLGLCRATVPTFSDAILVYLRDPLPVGDERPISPFVLRLRRTDRLRLTDEDSESTGGTAAVGIQLPESEAGRVPVLDPQTDVMPAAQLCEVASGGALSEVLRGVRPVFGDSAAARAALPELLGGEMTVPGGRRAILAPLRGRRRVIGAAVFLRRPDRPAFEPNDLLVAAQLATHTALGIDKAVLYGREAYIADELQRTMLPEGLPQPTGVRLASRYLPAAETARVGGDWYDAIPLPGSRVALVVGDVMGHSMTSAAIMGQLRTTAQTLAGLDLPPQEVLHHLDEQAQRLGTDRMATCLYAVYDPVSHRITIANAGHPPPILLHLGGRAEVLRVPPGAPIGVGGVDFEAVELDAPAGATLLLYTDGLVESRLRDVWTGIEQLRERLAATAQLTGPDHSPPLEALCDDVLDVLGPGDRDDDIALLAARFDGIAPSDVAYWFLEPEDAAPGRARRLARRALSRWGLEELSDSVELLISEVVTNAVRYAERPVTLRLLRTDVLRCEVGDDSPQLPRQRRARDTDEGGRGLFLVNRLARRWGATRLSTGKVVWFEISTRP; encoded by the coding sequence GTGACGGAGCATCCCACCTCCCATGAAGGCCGGCAGCCCTTGGCTGCACGGTCCCAGGAACGCACCCGGCCGCGGCAGGAGGCGCCCGCCACCGCCGTACCGCAGCCGTCGGCGCCCACGCCCCCCGCGTCCGCGCAGGCCACCGTGCCCTCGCCCCCGCTGGACCCCGTGGGCGCAGCGCGCCGCGAGGGCGACCGGCTGCGCTTCGTGGGGGCCGCCACCCGCCGTATCGCCCGGGGCATCGATCTGGACGAGATCGTGCTCGGTCTGTGCCGGGCGACCGTCCCGACGTTCTCCGACGCGATACTCGTCTATCTCCGCGACCCGCTGCCCGTCGGCGACGAGCGCCCGATCTCGCCCTTCGTACTGAGGCTGCGCCGTACGGACCGGCTGCGGCTCACCGACGAGGACAGCGAGAGCACCGGCGGTACCGCCGCCGTGGGCATCCAGCTTCCGGAGTCCGAGGCCGGCCGGGTCCCGGTCCTGGACCCGCAGACCGATGTGATGCCCGCCGCGCAGCTCTGCGAGGTGGCGTCCGGCGGCGCGCTCTCCGAAGTCCTGCGCGGTGTCCGGCCGGTCTTCGGCGACTCCGCCGCCGCGCGCGCGGCGCTGCCGGAGCTGCTCGGTGGCGAGATGACCGTTCCGGGCGGCCGGCGCGCGATCCTGGCCCCGCTGCGCGGGCGGCGGCGCGTCATCGGCGCCGCGGTCTTCCTGCGGAGGCCGGACCGCCCCGCTTTCGAGCCCAACGACCTGCTGGTGGCCGCGCAGCTCGCCACGCACACCGCGCTCGGCATCGACAAGGCGGTGCTGTACGGCCGCGAGGCGTACATCGCCGACGAACTCCAGCGCACGATGCTCCCGGAGGGCCTGCCGCAGCCCACGGGCGTGCGGCTCGCCTCCCGCTACCTGCCCGCCGCCGAGACCGCTCGCGTCGGCGGCGACTGGTACGACGCGATCCCGCTGCCCGGCAGCCGCGTCGCCCTCGTCGTCGGCGATGTCATGGGCCACTCCATGACGTCCGCCGCGATCATGGGCCAGCTGCGGACGACCGCGCAGACCCTCGCCGGTCTCGACCTGCCGCCGCAGGAGGTCCTGCACCACCTCGACGAGCAGGCGCAGCGGCTGGGCACCGACCGGATGGCCACCTGCCTGTACGCCGTGTACGACCCGGTCTCGCACCGCATCACCATCGCCAACGCCGGCCATCCGCCGCCCATACTGCTGCACCTGGGCGGCCGGGCCGAGGTGCTGCGGGTGCCGCCCGGCGCCCCGATCGGCGTCGGCGGGGTGGACTTCGAGGCCGTCGAGCTGGACGCGCCGGCCGGGGCCACGCTGCTCCTGTACACGGACGGCCTCGTGGAGTCGCGGCTGCGTGACGTGTGGACGGGGATCGAGCAGTTGCGGGAGCGTCTCGCCGCGACGGCCCAGCTCACCGGTCCCGACCACTCGCCTCCTTTGGAGGCGCTGTGCGACGACGTGCTGGACGTGCTCGGCCCCGGCGACCGCGACGACGACATCGCGCTGCTGGCCGCCCGCTTCGACGGCATCGCGCCGAGCGATGTCGCGTACTGGTTCCTGGAGCCCGAGGACGCGGCGCCGGGACGGGCCAGGCGGCTCGCGCGGCGGGCGCTCTCGCGGTGGGGGCTGGAGGAGCTGAGCGATTCGGTCGAGCTGCTGATCAGCGAGGTCGTGACCAACGCGGTCCGGTACGCGGAGCGGCCCGTCACCCTGCGGCTGCTGCGGACCGATGTGCTGCGCTGCGAGGTCGGCGACGACTCGCCGCAGCTGCCGCGGCAGCGCCGGGCCCGTGACACGGACGAGGGCGGCCGAGGGCTGTTCCTGGTCAACCGGCTGGCGCGGCGGTGGGGCGCGACGCGGCTGTCCACCGGCAAGGTCGTCTGGTTCGAGATCTCGACGCGTCCGTAG
- a CDS encoding DUF402 domain-containing protein, with amino-acid sequence MTGADGIRHWDRGERILWRYRDNGSGHVHICRPVTVVQDTDDLLAVWMAPGTECVKPVLADGTPVHHEPLATRYTAPRSTARAHWEGTGVLKLARPDEPWSIWLFWEQGWEFRSWYVNLEEPRLRWADGMDSEDHFLDISVYPDRSWLWRDEDEFAEAQRVGLLDAAQALRVREAGSAAVEMIKAWGAPFADGWENWRPDPRWSVPELPEGWDRAPGPAKVRTR; translated from the coding sequence ATGACAGGTGCGGACGGCATTCGACACTGGGACCGGGGCGAGCGGATTCTCTGGCGCTACCGGGACAACGGCTCCGGCCATGTGCACATCTGCCGCCCGGTGACCGTCGTCCAGGACACCGACGACCTGCTGGCCGTGTGGATGGCGCCGGGCACCGAGTGCGTGAAGCCGGTGCTCGCCGACGGCACGCCCGTGCACCACGAACCGCTCGCCACCCGGTACACGGCCCCGCGCAGCACGGCTCGTGCCCACTGGGAGGGCACGGGTGTGCTGAAGCTGGCCAGACCCGACGAGCCGTGGTCGATCTGGCTGTTCTGGGAGCAGGGCTGGGAGTTCCGCAGCTGGTACGTGAACCTGGAGGAGCCGCGCCTGCGTTGGGCGGACGGCATGGACTCCGAGGACCACTTCCTCGACATCTCGGTCTACCCGGACCGCAGCTGGCTGTGGCGGGACGAGGACGAGTTCGCCGAGGCCCAGCGGGTCGGACTGCTGGACGCGGCCCAGGCGCTGCGCGTGCGGGAGGCCGGCAGTGCGGCGGTCGAGATGATCAAGGCGTGGGGGGCGCCCTTCGCCGACGGCTGGGAGAACTGGCGGCCCGACCCGCGGTGGTCGGTGCCCGAGCTTCCGGAGGGCTGGGACCGCGCCCCCGGACCGGCGAAGGTCCGGACCAGATGA
- a CDS encoding class II fumarate hydratase, with translation MTNYRAEYDSMGEIQVPADAKWRAQTQRAVQNFPVSGRPIERAHIEALARIKAAAATVNAELGVLDGDIAEAVRGAAAEVAEGRWDEHFPVDVFQTGSGTSSNMNANEVIATLATERLGRDVHPNDHVNASQSSNDVFPSSIHIAATAAVTADLIPALAHLAAALERKAEEFADLVKSGRTHLMDATPVTLGQEFGGYAAAVRYGIERLESALPRLAELPLGGTAVGTGINTPPGFSAAVIAEVARTTGLPLTEARNHFEAQGSRDGLVETSGQLRTVAVSLTKISNDLRWMASGPRTGLAEINLPDLQPGSSIMPGKVNPVIPEAVLMVAAQVTGNDTTVATAGAAGNFELNVMLPVIARNLLESVRLLANVSRLLADRTVDGITANVERARLYAESSPSVVTPLNKYIGYEEAAKVVKRSLAQRRTIREVVLDSGYVERGDLTLEQLDEALDVLRMTHP, from the coding sequence ATGACGAACTACCGCGCCGAGTACGACTCCATGGGCGAGATCCAGGTCCCCGCCGACGCCAAATGGCGCGCCCAGACCCAGCGGGCCGTACAGAACTTCCCCGTCTCGGGCCGTCCCATCGAGCGCGCCCACATCGAGGCCCTGGCCCGTATCAAGGCCGCCGCCGCCACCGTCAACGCCGAACTCGGCGTGCTGGACGGGGACATCGCCGAGGCGGTGCGCGGCGCGGCGGCCGAGGTCGCGGAGGGCCGCTGGGACGAGCACTTCCCGGTGGACGTCTTCCAGACCGGCTCGGGCACCTCGTCGAACATGAACGCCAACGAGGTCATCGCCACTCTCGCCACCGAGCGCCTGGGCCGCGACGTGCACCCCAACGACCACGTCAACGCCTCGCAGAGCTCCAACGACGTGTTCCCCTCCAGCATCCACATCGCCGCCACGGCCGCCGTCACCGCCGATCTGATCCCGGCGCTCGCCCATCTCGCCGCCGCGCTGGAGCGCAAGGCCGAGGAGTTCGCGGACTTGGTGAAATCGGGCCGCACGCATCTCATGGACGCGACACCCGTCACGCTGGGCCAGGAGTTCGGCGGTTACGCGGCGGCCGTCCGGTACGGGATCGAGCGGCTGGAATCGGCGCTTCCGCGACTGGCCGAGCTGCCCCTCGGCGGTACGGCGGTGGGCACCGGCATCAACACCCCGCCCGGCTTCTCGGCCGCCGTCATCGCCGAGGTGGCCCGTACGACCGGGCTGCCGCTGACCGAGGCCCGCAACCACTTCGAGGCGCAGGGCTCGCGCGACGGGCTCGTGGAGACCTCGGGCCAGCTCCGTACCGTCGCCGTCTCACTCACGAAGATCTCCAACGATCTGCGCTGGATGGCGTCGGGGCCGCGCACCGGGCTGGCCGAGATCAATCTGCCCGATCTCCAGCCCGGCTCCTCCATCATGCCCGGCAAGGTCAATCCGGTGATCCCGGAGGCCGTCCTGATGGTGGCCGCCCAGGTCACGGGCAACGACACGACCGTCGCCACGGCGGGCGCCGCGGGGAACTTCGAGCTGAACGTGATGCTGCCGGTGATCGCCAGGAACCTCCTGGAGTCCGTACGGCTGCTCGCCAACGTCTCCCGGCTCCTCGCGGACCGCACCGTCGACGGCATCACCGCGAACGTGGAGCGGGCCCGGCTGTACGCGGAGTCCTCCCCCTCCGTCGTCACCCCGCTGAACAAGTACATCGGTTACGAGGAGGCGGCCAAGGTCGTCAAGAGGTCGCTCGCGCAGCGGCGCACGATCCGCGAGGTGGTGCTGGACTCCGGCTACGTGGAGCGCGGCGATCTCACGCTGGAGCAGCTGGACGAGGCGCTGGACGTCCTGCGGATGACCCACCCGTGA
- a CDS encoding ricin-type beta-trefoil lectin domain protein: MQRTRPTFRSTVATLAAFATVVGGLVALTPTAQASAPTGAPASVRASTPLPPALEEIRAAEATRLYGSPAERPLDQRRTGLISLGDSEISGEGVGNYEPGTNGPDNWCHRSPDSAIHRTGIAADVTYNVSCSGASTVNIRVGGTAQFADELVQSDSLAIKARNTRIKMVLLVAGANDDLQFGPVITDCVLRWFTFQGPCVNKYRAGWQARVDGLVPKVESTVADLRGVMRDAGYADGDYKLVVMGYPGPLTPDYADNPHFPGKIPGGCTGYDEDAAWARDGAVPVFQSGVRKAARNSGAVYLDNSRLFHGHEVCTDDDWARGLFIDIGNPFPPDANSARQSFHPNAAGHVAFASCLTQLYDSGLNEASCADPASTGRPVLQPGAWDDAFQPLKNAGTGTCVDVSASKTRNGSGITGHGCNDGRNQGWWYDTGTGAGARSLHSELSHDRCVDVPSGTYRAGTAVTLWDCHGGENQKFVREAGTIRPASAGTLCLTLASAQDPLRLQNCDGSANQRFV; the protein is encoded by the coding sequence ATGCAACGTACGAGACCCACGTTCCGAAGTACCGTCGCCACGCTCGCCGCATTCGCGACCGTCGTCGGCGGACTTGTCGCACTTACCCCCACGGCCCAGGCGTCCGCCCCCACCGGCGCGCCCGCCTCCGTCCGTGCGTCCACCCCGCTGCCGCCCGCCCTGGAGGAGATACGCGCGGCCGAGGCCACCCGCCTCTACGGCTCCCCCGCCGAACGGCCGCTCGACCAGCGCAGGACCGGGCTCATCTCGCTCGGCGACAGTGAGATCTCCGGCGAGGGCGTCGGCAACTACGAGCCGGGCACGAACGGGCCCGACAACTGGTGCCACCGCTCACCCGACTCGGCGATCCACCGCACCGGGATCGCGGCGGACGTCACGTACAACGTCTCCTGCTCCGGCGCGTCGACCGTCAACATCCGCGTCGGCGGCACGGCGCAGTTCGCCGACGAACTCGTGCAGAGCGACAGCCTCGCGATCAAGGCGCGCAACACCAGGATCAAGATGGTGCTGCTGGTGGCGGGCGCGAACGACGATCTCCAGTTCGGTCCGGTGATCACCGACTGCGTGCTGCGCTGGTTCACCTTCCAGGGGCCGTGCGTCAACAAGTACCGGGCCGGCTGGCAGGCCCGGGTCGACGGGCTCGTGCCGAAGGTCGAGTCGACCGTGGCGGACCTGCGCGGCGTCATGCGCGACGCGGGCTACGCCGACGGCGACTACAAGCTCGTCGTGATGGGCTACCCGGGCCCCCTCACGCCCGACTACGCCGACAATCCCCACTTCCCCGGCAAGATCCCCGGCGGCTGCACGGGCTACGACGAGGACGCCGCCTGGGCGCGCGACGGTGCCGTCCCCGTCTTCCAGAGCGGTGTGCGCAAGGCCGCCAGGAATTCGGGCGCGGTCTACCTGGACAACTCGCGGCTCTTCCACGGCCATGAGGTGTGCACGGACGACGACTGGGCACGGGGCCTGTTCATCGACATCGGCAACCCCTTCCCGCCGGACGCGAATTCGGCCCGCCAGTCCTTCCACCCGAACGCGGCCGGACATGTCGCTTTCGCCTCGTGCCTCACCCAGCTGTACGACTCGGGCCTGAACGAGGCGAGTTGCGCCGATCCGGCGAGCACGGGGCGGCCGGTCCTCCAACCGGGCGCCTGGGACGACGCTTTTCAGCCATTGAAGAACGCCGGGACCGGTACCTGCGTCGACGTGAGCGCGTCGAAGACCCGTAACGGATCCGGGATCACCGGCCACGGCTGCAACGACGGGCGCAACCAGGGCTGGTGGTACGACACCGGCACGGGCGCCGGCGCCCGGTCGCTGCACAGCGAGCTGAGCCACGACCGGTGCGTCGACGTCCCGTCAGGGACCTACCGCGCGGGCACCGCGGTCACGCTGTGGGACTGCCACGGCGGCGAGAACCAGAAGTTCGTGCGCGAGGCGGGCACCATCCGCCCCGCGTCGGCGGGCACGCTCTGCCTGACGCTGGCGTCGGCGCAGGACCCGCTGCGGCTCCAGAACTGCGACGGGTCGGCGAACCAGCGCTTCGTCTGA
- a CDS encoding fumarate hydratase produces MAEMPEFAYSDLLPLGEDTTPYRLVTADGVSTFEADGRTFLKVAPEALRTLAAEAMHDISHYLRPAHLTQLRRIVDDPDASSNDKFVALDLLKNANIAAAGVLPMCQDTGTAIVMGKRGQNVLTEGGDEAALSHGIYDAYTKLNLRYSQMAPLTMWEEKNTGSNLPAQIELYATDGDAYKFLFMAKGGGSANKSFLYQETKAVLNEASMMKFLEEKIRSLGTAACPPYHLAIVVGGTSAEFALKTAKYASAHYLDELPAEGSPAGHGFRDKELEEKVFELTQRIGIGAQFGGKYFCHDVRVVRLPRHGASLPVAIAVSCSADRQATAKITAEGVFLEQLETDPARFLPDTTDEHLDRSGESDVVRIDLGRPMDDILAELTRHPVKTRLSLTGTLVVARDIAHAKIKERLDAGEEMPQYLKDHPVYYAGPAKTPEGYASGSFGPTTAGRMDSYVEQFQAAGGSKVMLAKGNRSKQVTDACGTHGGFYLGSIGGPAARLAQDCIRKVEVLEYEELGMEAVWKIEVEDFPAFIVVDDKGNDFFTEPAPAPTFTSIPVRGPGLA; encoded by the coding sequence ATGGCCGAAATGCCAGAGTTTGCGTACTCCGATCTGCTCCCTCTGGGAGAGGACACCACGCCGTACCGCCTGGTGACCGCCGACGGTGTCTCCACCTTCGAGGCCGACGGCCGTACGTTCCTCAAGGTCGCCCCCGAGGCGCTGCGCACGCTCGCAGCCGAGGCGATGCACGACATCTCGCACTATCTGCGCCCGGCCCACCTCACCCAGCTGCGCAGGATCGTCGACGACCCGGACGCGTCGTCGAACGACAAGTTCGTGGCGCTCGACCTCCTCAAGAACGCCAACATCGCCGCCGCCGGCGTGCTCCCCATGTGCCAGGACACCGGCACGGCCATCGTGATGGGCAAGCGCGGACAGAACGTCCTTACGGAGGGCGGCGACGAGGCGGCCCTGTCGCACGGCATCTACGACGCGTACACCAAGCTCAATCTGCGCTACTCGCAGATGGCCCCGCTGACCATGTGGGAGGAGAAGAACACCGGCTCGAACCTGCCCGCGCAGATCGAGCTGTACGCGACCGACGGCGACGCCTACAAGTTCCTCTTCATGGCCAAGGGCGGCGGCTCGGCCAACAAGTCGTTCCTGTACCAGGAGACGAAGGCCGTCCTGAACGAGGCCTCCATGATGAAGTTCCTGGAGGAGAAGATCCGCTCGCTCGGCACGGCGGCCTGTCCGCCGTACCACCTGGCGATCGTCGTCGGCGGCACCTCCGCCGAGTTCGCGCTCAAGACCGCGAAGTACGCCTCCGCGCACTACCTGGACGAGCTGCCCGCCGAGGGCTCCCCCGCCGGTCACGGCTTCCGGGACAAGGAGCTGGAGGAGAAGGTCTTCGAACTGACGCAGAGGATCGGCATCGGCGCGCAGTTCGGCGGCAAGTACTTCTGTCACGACGTGCGGGTCGTACGGCTCCCCCGGCACGGCGCCTCGCTGCCCGTCGCCATCGCCGTGTCCTGCTCGGCGGACCGCCAGGCGACCGCGAAGATCACCGCCGAGGGCGTCTTCCTCGAGCAGCTGGAGACCGACCCCGCGCGCTTCCTGCCCGACACCACCGACGAGCACCTGGACCGGAGCGGCGAGAGCGACGTCGTACGGATCGACCTGGGCCGGCCGATGGACGACATCCTGGCCGAGCTGACCCGGCACCCCGTCAAGACCCGGCTGTCGCTGACCGGAACGCTCGTCGTGGCGCGCGACATCGCGCACGCCAAGATCAAGGAGCGGCTGGACGCGGGCGAGGAGATGCCGCAGTACCTGAAGGACCACCCGGTCTACTACGCCGGCCCCGCCAAGACGCCCGAGGGCTACGCCTCCGGGTCGTTCGGCCCGACGACGGCGGGGCGCATGGACAGCTACGTCGAGCAGTTCCAGGCGGCGGGCGGCTCGAAGGTCATGCTCGCCAAGGGCAACCGCTCGAAACAGGTCACCGACGCGTGCGGCACGCACGGCGGCTTCTACCTCGGCTCGATCGGCGGCCCGGCGGCGCGGCTGGCGCAGGACTGCATCCGCAAGGTCGAGGTCCTGGAGTACGAGGAGCTGGGCATGGAGGCGGTCTGGAAGATCGAGGTCGAGGACTTCCCCGCCTTCATCGTCGTGGACGACAAGGGCAACGACTTCTTCACCGAGCCCGCGCCGGCGCCGACGTTCACCAGCATCCCGGTACGGGGTCCCGGTCTCGCGTAG
- a CDS encoding DUF1707 domain-containing protein, translated as MDLEKHPQKPVAPAEPHAGIRASDADRDRIADILREALALGRLDAEEHSDRIDAVYRAKTMGELEPLVRDLPATSATPRPAPAHTYGPDNETEPAESMVAIFSSSTRKGRWRVGRRTNAFALFGSIEIDLTEAIFAQRTTVINATAIFGSIEVRVPENISLRGGGTGIFGNFEVSTLEGTDAEAPVVVVNGYSVFGSIEAKPKRGKFIADLNRRLRKHLGH; from the coding sequence GTGGACCTCGAAAAGCACCCCCAGAAGCCGGTCGCGCCGGCGGAGCCCCATGCCGGTATCCGGGCCTCCGACGCCGATCGGGACCGGATCGCCGACATCCTCAGGGAAGCCCTCGCGCTCGGTCGGCTGGACGCCGAGGAGCACTCCGATCGGATCGACGCCGTCTACCGCGCCAAGACGATGGGTGAACTGGAGCCGCTGGTCAGGGACTTGCCCGCGACGTCCGCCACCCCCCGCCCCGCCCCTGCGCACACCTACGGTCCCGACAACGAGACCGAGCCCGCCGAGTCCATGGTCGCGATCTTCAGCAGCTCGACCCGCAAGGGCCGTTGGCGGGTGGGCCGCCGTACGAACGCCTTCGCGCTCTTCGGGAGCATCGAGATCGATCTCACCGAGGCGATCTTCGCGCAGCGGACGACCGTGATCAACGCGACCGCCATCTTCGGCTCGATCGAGGTCCGGGTCCCGGAGAACATCTCCCTGCGCGGCGGCGGCACCGGCATCTTCGGCAACTTCGAGGTCAGCACGTTGGAGGGCACCGACGCGGAGGCCCCGGTCGTGGTCGTCAACGGATACTCGGTCTTCGGCAGCATCGAGGCCAAGCCGAAGCGGGGCAAGTTCATCGCGGACCTGAACAGGCGGCTGCGCAAGCACTTGGGCCACTGA
- a CDS encoding WhiB family transcriptional regulator has translation MLPLPHQPLQVAAVPPQRSPAREDQAGPWHSEAVCRRDEAGLFFAPSKEPTAARLAREEAAKRVCARCPVMVDCREHALLQPEPYGVWGGLTAAERRVALARRRRREVELRNAASAAGRIAAAG, from the coding sequence GTGCTGCCATTGCCGCATCAGCCCCTGCAGGTCGCCGCCGTACCGCCCCAGCGGAGTCCCGCTCGGGAGGATCAGGCCGGACCCTGGCATTCGGAGGCGGTGTGCCGCCGGGACGAAGCCGGATTGTTCTTCGCCCCATCCAAGGAGCCGACGGCCGCGAGGCTGGCGCGTGAGGAGGCCGCGAAGCGGGTCTGCGCGCGCTGTCCGGTCATGGTCGACTGCCGGGAACACGCCCTGCTCCAGCCCGAGCCGTACGGAGTGTGGGGCGGGCTGACCGCCGCCGAGCGCCGTGTGGCCCTCGCGCGCCGCAGGCGCCGTGAGGTGGAGCTGCGGAACGCGGCGTCGGCCGCGGGCCGGATCGCCGCGGCGGGCTGA
- the glpX gene encoding class II fructose-bisphosphatase: MTEHQLPSPLEVSPEAPDRNLALELVRVTEAAAMAAGRWVGRGDKIGADGAAVNAMRTLVSTVSMNGVVVIGEGEKDEAPMLFNGERVGDGTGAEVDIAVDPIDGTTLNAKGMPNAIAVLAAADRGAMFDPSAVFYMDKLVTGPEAADFVDINAPVSVNIRRVAKAKHSSPQDVTVVILDRPRHDDIVKEIRETGARIKFISDGDVAGSIMAVREGTGVDLLMGIGGTPEGIISACAIKCLGGTIQGKLWPKDAAERQRALDAGHDLDRVLSTDDLVSGDNVFFVATGITDGELLRGVRYRSETATTQSMVTRSKSGTIRQIDSTHRLSKLRAYSTIDFDRAK; the protein is encoded by the coding sequence ATGACCGAGCATCAGCTCCCGTCCCCGCTGGAGGTCTCTCCCGAGGCCCCCGACCGCAACCTCGCGCTCGAACTCGTACGGGTCACCGAGGCCGCCGCCATGGCGGCCGGACGCTGGGTCGGACGCGGCGACAAGATCGGCGCGGACGGCGCGGCCGTGAACGCCATGCGCACCCTCGTCTCCACCGTCTCGATGAACGGCGTCGTCGTCATCGGTGAGGGCGAGAAGGACGAGGCCCCGATGCTGTTCAACGGGGAGCGGGTCGGCGACGGCACCGGCGCCGAGGTCGACATCGCGGTGGACCCGATCGACGGCACCACCCTCAACGCCAAGGGCATGCCCAACGCCATCGCCGTGCTCGCGGCGGCCGACCGGGGCGCCATGTTCGACCCGTCGGCGGTCTTCTACATGGACAAGCTGGTGACCGGGCCCGAGGCCGCCGACTTCGTCGACATCAACGCCCCCGTCTCGGTCAACATCCGCCGTGTCGCCAAGGCCAAGCACTCGTCCCCCCAGGACGTCACGGTCGTCATCCTCGACCGCCCCCGCCACGACGACATCGTCAAGGAGATCCGCGAGACGGGCGCGCGGATCAAGTTCATCTCGGACGGGGACGTGGCCGGCTCGATCATGGCCGTGCGCGAGGGCACCGGCGTCGACCTGCTGATGGGCATCGGCGGCACCCCCGAGGGCATCATCTCGGCGTGCGCGATCAAGTGCCTCGGCGGGACCATCCAGGGCAAGCTCTGGCCGAAGGACGCGGCCGAGCGGCAGCGGGCGCTCGACGCGGGACACGATCTGGACCGGGTGCTGTCGACGGACGACCTGGTCAGCGGCGACAACGTGTTCTTCGTCGCGACGGGCATCACGGACGGCGAGTTGCTGCGCGGGGTGCGGTACCGCTCGGAGACCGCGACCACCCAGTCGATGGTGACGCGTTCGAAGTCGGGCACGATCCGGCAGATCGACTCGACGCACCGGCTGTCGAAGCTGCGCGCCTACAGCACGATCGACTTCGACCGCGCGAAGTAG